DNA from Eucalyptus grandis isolate ANBG69807.140 chromosome 5, ASM1654582v1, whole genome shotgun sequence:
tacatttttcttttcttttcttttcttttttttcccctttctttctccACCAGTTGCCGAACCTTGACAATGCCGTTCAGTCATAGGAGACGACTAGCGAGCCCTCACTAGCCTTAGACGAGAGGCAATCCCATAGACcttgggcaaggctcaccctctCCAAGATCTAGTGAGAGGTGACCTCACTAACCACGCCCAAAGCTtgtgaggccaaccctcaccaatCATCGACTATGGCTAGTTGTTGGCCATCATCGAGACCCAacaattaacaaaagaagaaggaaaataaaataaaataaaaatgtgaaattaaatataattataaaaattataaaaactatTTATGCCAACTTCGGTTGTGTCACATAAGACAATTGGCAATCTAAATCAatgatttccaaccaaaattaataaattgtcaaaaaatttaagactaaattagtcaaattaaaatatttaagatcaaattgatataaatataataagtcTGTGATtcctttttggataattttcgcATTAGGGTTACTCCgccgcctctctctctttctatctcATTAAATCCACCTCGACGACATCCATAATCCTCAATTTGTCAATTCCCCACCGTCACTACCCACCAAAAAGACGCGAAATGTCTAATTAATAAAGAcgcgaccgccgccgccgccgcccccacaaaaaaaaaaaaaaaaacaccagtATCCACCGCCAAGAATAACCTTGAGTTGTGGTTCCTCCATTATTGATCCAACTTCACAATGTCAGGATGCAAAACTTGACCGTGCCTTATACGCGATCCAGTGATACTGTTCTTTCTCTGGCAATTTAATCGCTCCAGTACGTCTCGCCTACATTACGGATGTAAACCGCATTAAACCACAGAAAGAGTGCGATCTGGCCACTGGCCATCTACCTATTTCGGTGACCAAAGCTTGAAAATGGATTGAGAGAGCAAAAGTAAGTGAGATTTTCGGGGACCCCATCTACTGTGGGAAAGATCCCGATCGAAAACTTCTAGAGAATCTCACTCAAGAAAAAGTCCGTCGGACCTCATCAGTTACAGTTTTAGAGCACATGTACAGACATAttggagaagaaaagagaacaaataTAAGATGGCATTAGAAGGGACACCGGCTACGAGAGACATGAACTTAGTAGAGGGTGTTGTAGGTGTAAATGGTGGCGATGATGGATGATATGCAAATCGCTAGCGAAGGAAGGAGGGTGATGTTCAAGAGCCTGCTCTCCCCCAAGTAACCGGCCAACGTTATTGTGCCATCTGCGATCACCCGGGCGATCGTTCCCGCTTCTGTTGAAAGTAAGCCGCCATTGTAGGTTCCCCGCGAAAGCCGGGACGACATGACGCGCGAGAGTAGCGACAGGTTGACACCTGGAAAATGTCgaagaatatgaagaaaatgtcaacaAGGAAGAACCGTGCAAAAAcccctgctctctctctctctccccccccttCCCACTTCATAAATTGCATGATAATTTCCAGCTTTCACTCTCCCATAAATTGCACAGTGATTTCATTTCATGGAGCATGCACTTGAACCCGTCCACTGCATTGTCTAAACCGGAGAACTGTCTTTAATGATCCACGTGTTTAGTACTTTTTTTCTATATGTTCACTGACATCTTACACATTTTGACGATGTATTCGAGGCCAGAAGAAAATTACTACTCAGGAAATGGATGCATGATCCCTTTATGTCATGCTCATGAGCTATCAGTAAGATTGCAGGAGTTGCCTTAATAGACGGAGTTAAAATTGGTTATGGAAGTTTCTTGGATATCTTCGTTTTTCTCAGAGATGAATATTTAGCAGTAGATTCACTCGATTCTTGCCTTTCTATATTCCCCAGGAGTAAACTAAACTAATACGGTACCTTCAAGAACTTCGGCAGAAACAAACATGATGAGCCCTGAAGAGACGTATTGTGCAACAGAATAGGGTATTATTAGGTGGAAACTTAGTATTATGCCTATGCAAACCATGACTTCAGATGCCAGCAAAATTTGCCTGCAATCAAATCAATGAGAACAGTTACAAACTATTTTCATGATGAGGAATTACCTAATAAGCCAAATAACTTCTCAAACATTTGGGATTACCTGTCTTCAAACATGTTGCTAATGTAGCTTCCAACAATAATATTTACTGGAAGAACTGTCAAGCCGAGAAATGCAAGGAAAATCGCCACTTTGGTTGTTGACCATCTAAAGTAGTATGTGGTGATGACACTAGATTCTGAGAGTAAAATCTCCATTGCATACTTGAGCATGAAGTAAATCAGCAATTGAACCTAAAAACATAGTTGTAGTTAAAGTATATTTGATGTATGAACCATTCCTAtccaacttttaaaaaaataaagaatccaAGAGAACATTTGACTAGAAAAAATGACCATATGAAAGATAAATTCAACTTCCAATTAGAGTATGTACTGTGGCCTTGATGACACAGAGAGCCAATTGAAAGACCAAGAAATCATTGTAGATTTATCATAGAGAAAAAATTGCTGGCCACAATAAATTCATGTTTTATGAATGTTTCAGGCCTAAAAGAGTCCATCCTGGAAACATGTGCTGTGAATTACGATATAATCCATAGAACACAGTGCATGCAAGTCTAGTGCAGATGGAGTCTCTTTGGACCAATCTAATTTTCTATGAAGCTGCATTGtgtgtttaaaagaaaaaagaagtccAGGGAACATTCCAATACCTTTACAGAGGGTGTTAGTAGCCTATACGCTGATGCAATTGAAGTGGCTGGTTGGTGAGATTCCTCAGAAGCTTCATCACTTCCATCAAATTCTTGATCGCCactttcatcttcatctttttcctccAGACTTAAAAGCAATGGTTGCTGGAGACCATTCTCAAGAGCATCGGTTTGTAATGATTCTGTCATGCAAAATTTACAAGATAACTACAAAAACAGATGAACCATGAACAAAGACATTGTAAACGCAATGATTCTCTGGACAAGAGGACAATTAACTCCCTATGATGCGAGCAAAAGTTTAAGCCAATTGGATTTTAGATTTCCGAATTGGCAATGAATCATAAAGTGGATGCTGAATCCCAACGACATCTTACATCTGGGTATCAAGATTAAAATTTCCACATTCTATCAAACTTAGATAATGATGAAACAAGTAGTCTTTCATGGTTCAATTTAACGATAAGAttccctttaccaaaaaaaaaaaaaaaacgataagATGCAGCTCATAATCCCAAAGATAGCTTCTCAGTTACTAGAAAAGGTGGAGGCTTTATTGGACCAGTAATAACATGACCATAGAAAAGTTGCGGGCAAGTGAAAACAATTTACCTTCATTAGACTCTTCTGGCTTGTGGCTTGGTTCCTTCTCACGGGAGGGTTCTTTAAATGAAATCCACAACCATATTAAGTAGAAGAGCCATCCAACAGCCATTGCCCATCCAGGCAGAGTCTCCTGATTGAATGTAATATTGAAGACTTTGAAATGACACTGAAATAAACCAGCAAGAGCAGGACCACAGGCCATGCCAAGAGCACTAGCGCTCACAAAACCTGCAGATGCCTGCATTCTGATCTTTATTGGTACACAGTCACTTATATAGCGTCGATTAACAGCTCGAGCAGAGCCGAATCTGCAATTATACAAGGAAACTTTTTACAATCTGAAGCACGATTTAGGAGTTACAATATCTGCAGGGTCAAAGATGTGTTAATGTTAACAGCAGGCAGCATACTTGAGAACCTGATAAGActaataccaaaatttcaaattcaagaaCATAACCTATCCATCTGCAATCTAGACAACAGACTGTCAGGAAGTTTCAAGTGGTTAGGCTACGGAAGTCTCACACTGTCTAGGACATGCATAGTCAAAAACTTCTTTATCAACATACTCTTCAAGATTTCAAAGACACGATCAATCCAAATATGAGCACCATCCTTctattttaataaatgattaaTAACCGGGCTATCTTCTGATAGATAATTGAACAAGACTAAGCAGCATTGGTCAGAAGAGGCTGTCAACATTACATGTGCAGTGACAGATTTTCTTAGTATTCAGATGACCCTGTCTAGGAATAAACTTACTATTTGATGAAAAACATGTGGGTACAACATCTGGATTATTCAGCCAGTGATAATTTCCCTCTCCTTTAAGAATACAATATATAAGGTCAAATTGATTGTGTCCTTTATTTCAAGTAAAAGTAGTTCGCATTACCTATGACCAACCATAAAACAAAGCCAATCTGCCTGGGCAGGTTAAATGACAGAGAGTGAcacaatttgcaaaattgatggtttcaaaaagaaaaatacaaggaGTTAGGTTTCTTACCCACATAAAAGACGACCCATTAGAAGAATAGAAATCGAATTTAGATCGTAGGCCATTGCGTACATGATATTGCCCAGGAAGAGGACAATACTGCTGAAGACAAGAGGTCTGAAGTATGATTTATTTGACCATGCACTGAAATATACTGAAGAGAACACCTGTGCAACAGCCATTGCTCCAATCACAACTCCACAAACTGTGGCGGCAGCACCAAGACTCAGGGCATAATCATCTGCTGTGGGCACGATGATGTATGTATTGACCATATATAGAAAAGTGTTTGCCAGGTTCAACAGTAAAGACATAAAATGGTATCTTCCATCGTCAACTTGTTCCTCGACTGGAGTTGGTAGTTCCTCATGCAAAATTAATGCATGCTGTGCCAGAAAGTGTAGGAAATTTGTTGAGTGGGTCAACCTGTCTACTGCTGCTTTTATTGACTCGATTGTGGGATCCTGCAGAAGAACCTTGGTAAATATCATAGTGGAACATCATTCTGCAGTAGGAAACAACCACGAAATACAAATTACATTGCATGGATAATATCTGGTGGAGATAAACCTGTAGAGGAAGAGCAGGCTGGTCATAGATTGACAAGTAGCTTCCTTGGCAATCCTCCAAATCTGCGAGGTTGCGGGAAATTGCCCCAACAACAGCTCCTATCCCCTGGAATTTTGGCACGCAGCCAGCTTGTTATGATGTGCCTATGCCATTAATCTATATTCGATGGAGAAGTTCCAGTTTCATAACAGATACTAACAAAATGGAGCATGAATAACCTAAGTAAAAAAGATGCTGGACTAAGCTTATACCACATGCTTGAACACTTGCTGAAGCTGAGAGTAAGGATGATTAGCACGAGTTTTGACATAGTAGTCTGTAAATCTATGTCTTAAGCGTTTGTCAAACTTCTTCAGTATCTTCCGCAGACCAACTGCATTCAActcaacaaaataaaggagctTCAAAAGATCTCGCCCCACTTCTCTATAAGCTTCTCTTAATTCAGATATTTTTGATATATCTTGCTGCCGCTGAAGAGCTTCTTGCTGCTCTCCTAGCTTGGCAATCCTGCTGGCTAGGTGACCTTGTTgctccaaaaggaaaaggacaatCTTCTCAATCTGATATCATCAGATGACTTATTAAACATATTTGAAATGAATTTCcatacatgaaaaaaaattaaaaattaaaaaattatataatttctttGCAGGATCACACCATATAGTGTTCTTTTATCAATCATCTCATGAGAATAAAGATCAGAAAAAAACATGGCACCAAATATCAAGACCACTGCTCTGTATTGAATTGATCATAATACCCCTCCTCATTCTCATATGCATAGACACAATAAAACAAATCCTTTTCTCTAAAATCTCAATGTCACTGCACAAAAGGATTTCTCCTAAATAAGAGTTGATATCAGCTGGTTAATGGGCCTTTTAAGTACGATAAACAATTCCACCACTTGTTCATTGCTCAATCAATCTCGAGGAAGGACACTACAACTAGTCCTGCAGTGTGGAGTTGAATTTGTGAATCCTTTCACACCATTGCTTCCAGAGAACAGAATTTCATAAACATCAACAAACTCCCAAAGGGCTAGTAAGATGTTATTGTCCAAATGCATTCTAAGTAATATAGGAGTATTCacatatgaaatatttttctgaaacgAAAAGAAAACTTCCTGCCTGAAAAAGCTTGTAAGACTGTACAGAGTTACAGCTCCATATACCTGGTTGTCCAATAATATAGGAGTATTcataaatgaaatatttttctgaaacgAAAATAAAACTTCCTGCCTGCAAAAGCTTGTAAGACTGTA
Protein-coding regions in this window:
- the LOC104443765 gene encoding SPX domain-containing membrane protein At4g22990; this encodes MVAFGKKLKERQIQEWQGYYINYKLMKKKVRQYTQQIQVGSQDRGHVLKDFSRMLDNQIEKIVLFLLEQQGHLASRIAKLGEQQEALQRQQDISKISELREAYREVGRDLLKLLYFVELNAVGLRKILKKFDKRLRHRFTDYYVKTRANHPYSQLQQVFKHVGIGAVVGAISRNLADLEDCQGSYLSIYDQPALPLQDPTIESIKAAVDRLTHSTNFLHFLAQHALILHEELPTPVEEQVDDGRYHFMSLLLNLANTFLYMVNTYIIVPTADDYALSLGAAATVCGVVIGAMAVAQVFSSVYFSAWSNKSYFRPLVFSSIVLFLGNIMYAMAYDLNSISILLMGRLLCGFGSARAVNRRYISDCVPIKIRMQASAGFVSASALGMACGPALAGLFQCHFKVFNITFNQETLPGWAMAVGWLFYLIWLWISFKEPSREKEPSHKPEESNEESLQTDALENGLQQPLLLSLEEKDEDESGDQEFDGSDEASEESHQPATSIASAYRLLTPSVKVQLLIYFMLKYAMEILLSESSVITTYYFRWSTTKVAIFLAFLGLTVLPVNIIVGSYISNMFEDRQILLASEVMVCIGIILSFHLIIPYSVAQYVSSGLIMFVSAEVLEGVNLSLLSRVMSSRLSRGTYNGGLLSTEAGTIARVIADGTITLAGYLGESRLLNITLLPSLAICISSIIATIYTYNTLY